Proteins co-encoded in one Medicago truncatula cultivar Jemalong A17 chromosome 8, MtrunA17r5.0-ANR, whole genome shotgun sequence genomic window:
- the LOC25502005 gene encoding uncharacterized protein, with protein MDTNQIKKIQAMNKYKKHQFLENLHFYSLTALICSLFCCVTLCLPYLSSILVYISSLIPLLLSSKLLFILCNIIIVVLMMNSKILSSDSSSNSDVYLDEYIQSSHTTKPQIQSFEVNKTKTFEKHVEENIMNIFEKHVGHNTITLKRNVWIKETTKTWGAKEDGDLDEGDEQSNSVAFRSDELSRRAEDFIARVNRHRKLELSRLQNGCY; from the coding sequence ATGGATACTAACCAGATCAAGAAGATTCAAGCTATGAACAAGTACAAGAAGCACCAATTCCTagaaaatttacatttttattcctTAACAGCATTAATATGTAGTTTATTTTGCTGTGTCACACTTTGCTTACCCTATCTTTCTTCAATCTTGGTGTACATATCAAGTTTAATTCCACTTCTTTTGAGTTCAAAACTCCTATTCATCCTTTGTAACATCATCATTGTTGTCCTTATGATGAACTCCAAAATCCTATCTTCAGATTCGTCTTCAAATTCTGATGTTTACCTTGATGAGTACATTCAAAGTAGTCATACTACAAAGCCTCAGATTCAAAGTTTTGAAGTCAACAAAACTAAAACTTTTGAGAAACATGTTGAGGAGAATATTATGAACATTTTTGAGAAACATGTTGGACATAACACTATAACCTTAAAGAGAAACGTATGGATTAAGGAAACTACAAAAACATGGGGAGCCAAAGAAGATGGTGATCTTGATGAAGGAGATGAACAAAGTAATTCGGTTGCTTTTCGTTCTGATGAATTGAGTAGAAGGGCTGAAGATTTCATTGCAAGAGTAAATAGGCATAGGAAACTAGAACTTAGTCGTTTGCAAAATGGTTGTTACTAG